In Aspergillus nidulans FGSC A4 chromosome II, a single window of DNA contains:
- a CDS encoding dihydrodipicolinate synthase family protein (transcript_id=CADANIAT00003946), which yields MTSTIAAKSKPLPAGIYCPVLSLYKPTVRQEIDYDASYKYFVYLIRGGVDGLVMAGTTAEAVLLPASERQELVRVARRAASDLRLPQFPIVAGISGQSTNESIRLAEEAHEAGADFGLLLPPSYWVKAVTKEVIVDFYRDVADNSPIPIVIYSFPAMCNGVDLNSDIMSELAQHPNIVGTKLTCGNAGKVTRLTHEYAHEQFAVYAGSSDWLLPCLIGGGSGCVTGIGNVFPKSVARLYALWKDGKVQEATKLQGLVAQAEKACKEGIAPTKFAASYFAGPGAGVTDPKAFWPRRPYRPSGKEKQDWVVQVMQHLVEIEQSIPDRV from the exons ATGACGTCCACGATCGCAGCGAAAAGCAAACCCCTACCGGCCGGCATATACTGCCCCGTCCTGTCACTTTATAAGCCTACCGTACGCCAGGAGATCGACTACGATGCCTCATACAAGTATTTTGTCTACCTAATCCGCGGGGGTGTAGACGGTCTGGTGATGGCTGGAACGACAGCCGAAGCAGTTCTGCTGCCAGCAAGTGAAAGGCAAGAGCTGGTCCGCGTTGCGCGCCGCGCTGCGAGTGATCTGAGGCTCCCCCAGTTCCCGATTGTGGCTGGGATCAGCGGACAGTCTACAAACGAATCTATTCGTCTGGCAGAGGAGGCGCACGAAGCAGGGGCGGATTTTGGCCTCTTGCTGCCCCCGTCCTACTGGGTCAAAGCCGTGACTAAGGAGGTGATTGTCGATTTCTATCGCGACGTCGCCGACAATAGTCCAATCCCGATCGTGATCTATAGC TTCCCTGCCATGTGTAACGGGGTCGACCTGAATTCGGACATTATGTCGGAACTGGCGCAGCATCCCAACATCGTCGGCACGAAGCTCACATGCGGAAATGCAGGCAAAGTCACCCGATTGACGCACGAATACGCCCATGAGCAGTTCGCGGTATACGCAGGCTCCTCGGACTGGCTGCTGCCATGTCTCATTGGAGGCGGCTCAGGCTGCGTGACCGGGATTGGGAATGTCTTCCCCAAATCTGTCGCTCGGCTATACGCACTATGGAAAGACGGCAAAGTGCAAGAGGCGACAAAGTTGCAAGGATTGGTAGCGCAGGCGGAGAAGGCGTGCAAGGAGGGGATCGCACCGACGAAGTTCGCAGCCAGCTATTTCGCTGGGCCTGGGGCGGGCGTCACTGATCCCAAGGCATTCTGGCCCAGAAGGCCGTATAGGCCTtcaggcaaggagaagcaAGACTGGGTCGTGCAGGTTATGCAGCATCTGGTTGAGATTGAGCAGTCAATACCGGATCGAGTCTAG
- a CDS encoding sialidase family protein (transcript_id=CADANIAT00003947), protein MEGKPDISIYFSRLPFGNRTWSEAIKVTHDETRSEQNPVMFQHPSGELWLLYTSQQGGNQDSAVVKRTISFDDGNAWSDPTVIFDEPGTFIRQPVIILKNGIFVIPTFKCRVELGAKWIGNDDISAIRTSDDQGQTWSEIPIAESTGCVHMEIQRLKTGEYLALYRSRWADFIYSSTSPDGLAWTAPKPTSLPNPNAGICFDVLPSGRVVVVYNHSSRKNALGRREGLYDEIIEGKDSRPNQKPRPDGKEAFWGAPRAPLSVAWSDDEGRTWQHRTLEEGDGYCLTNNSEQKLNRELSYPSMVVGEDGSIHIAFTFWRQTIKYVQIGENFFGV, encoded by the coding sequence ATGGAAGGCAAGCCCGATATCAGCATCTACTTTTCCCGGTTACCATTTGGAAACCGCACTTGGAGTGAAGCTATCAAAGTGACGCACGACGAGACACGAAGTGAGCAAAATCCCGTCATGTTCCAGCACCCTTCTGGTGAGCTCTGGCTCCTGTATACGTCTCAGCAAGGAGGGAACCAAGACTCAGCCGTCGTCAAGCGTACGATCTCCTTCGATGACGGGAATGCCTGGAGTGACCCTACAGTTATCTTCGACGAGCCTGGCACCTTTATCCGGCAGCCCGTTATCATCCTAAAAAACGGCATCTTTGTGATCCCAACCTTTAAGTGCCGCGTTGAACTGGGTGCAAAGTGGATTGGCAACGATGACATTTCAGCCATCCGCACGTCTGATGATCAGGGCCAGACTTGGTCTGAGATTCCAATCGCCGAGAGTACGGGGTGCGTGCATATGGAAATCCAGCGTCTGAAGACCGGGGAATATCTCGCCCTCTATCGCAGCCGATGGGCAGATTTCATCTACTCCTCAACATCGCCGGATGGATTAGCATGGACGGCGCCGAAGCCGACCTCGCTGCCGAATCCTAATGCTGGGATCTGCTTTGATGTTCTACCCTCGGGTCGTGTGGTTGTGGTGTATAACCACTCCTCGCGCAAGAATGCTCTTGGGCGCAGAGAAGGGCTCTATGATGAGATCATCGAGGGGAAGGATAGCCGTCCAAATCAGAAGCCACGGCCAGATGGCAAAGAAGCGTTTTGGGGAGCACCTAGGGCGCCGCTTTCTGTTGCTTGGAGCGATGACGAGGGAAGGACGTGGCAGCACCGGacgctggaggagggggatggATATTGTTTAACCAACAATAGcgagcagaagctgaataGGGAGCTGTCATACCCAAGTATGGtcgttggggaggatggcTCAATCCATATTGCTTTTACGTTCTGGCGGCAGACGATCAAATATGTGCAGATAGGGGAGAATTTCTTCGGAGTGTAG